One genomic region from Epinephelus moara isolate mb chromosome 8, YSFRI_EMoa_1.0, whole genome shotgun sequence encodes:
- the fbxo4 gene encoding F-box only protein 4, whose protein sequence is MAGTMQQVNESVVIRSLRRFRDRYFPNTGKVKDDLTPVEDTGGERQPGFLDILPVDVQFLIMTFLSPADICCLGATSRYWRAMVRDPLLWKYFLLRDMPYWPSIDHVSMPQLELLDAPLISEDESLDDREEGDDKGVESKCDYMSEYLKGCPSCRQQWLPSRPAYEVVTSFLQSLVLSSEPRYAMFGPGMEQLDVSLVTRLMHAPDVLPVSGTPHRQINGIGSGISYMFNNQHKFNILTLYSTNRAERERARAQQQSISNKLFTIEGTDESGCPIYSPAPQVQQVCQVVDGFIYVANAEPGRGEGESEVAQIRAVLSSAGGLASRPLLVLSCVSREEPEQVTATSLQTVSSRNRARCRTPCVYMAKRLGLPQLANPWMVQDTVAESLSGLLDGISWLLKCSGVKLHGS, encoded by the exons ATGGCAGGAACAATGCAGCAGGTTAATGAGTCAGTGGTGATACGGAGCCTCAGGAGGTTCAGAGACAGATACTTCCCGAATACTGGTAAAGTTAAAGACGATTTGACGCCTGTTGAAGACactggaggagagagacagcCGGGATTTCTGGATATATTACCA GTGGACGTACAGTTCCTGATCATGACCTTTTTGTCTCCTGCTGATATCTGCTGCCTGGGAGCCACCAGTCGCTACTGGAGGGCCATGGTCAGAGACCCGTTACTGTGGAAGTACTTCCTGCTCAGGGACATGCCATACTGGCCCTCCATCGATCACGTCAGCATGCCCCAACTGGAGCTGTTGGATGCACCATTAATCAGTGAAGACGAAAGCCTGGATGATAGAGAAGAAGGGGACGACAAAGGGGTGGAATCGAAATGCGACTACATGTCAGA ATACCTGAAAGGCTGCCCGTCCTGCAGACAGCAGTGGCTTCCTTCACGGCCAGCATATGAGGTCGTGACCTCGTTTCTTCAGTCTCTTGTGCTCTCATCTGAACCACGGTATGCCATGTTCGGCCCTGGCATGGAGCAGCTGGATGTGTCTTTAGTCACGAGGCTCATGCATGCCCCAGATGTGCTTCCTGTGTCGGGCACTCCTCACAGACAGATAAATG gtatCGGCTCAGGGATCAGTTACATgttcaacaaccaacacaaaTTTAATATTCTTACTCTGTATTCGACCAATAG ggcagagagggaaagagcCAGGGCGCAGCAGCAGAGCATCAGTAATAAACTTTTTACCATTGAAGGAACAGATGAGTCAGGCTGTCCGATCTACAGCCCTGCTCCTCAGGTCCAGCAGGTGTGCCAGGTGGTGGATGGTTTCATCTATGTAGCCAATGCAGAGCCTGGAAGAG GTGAAGGGGAGTCTGAGGTGGCTCAGATTCGGGCTGTGCTGAGCTCTGCGGGCGGTTTGGCATCCAGGCCTCTGCTGGTGCTCTCCTGTGTCTCCAGAGAAGAACCAGAACAGGTCACGGCAACCAGCCTGCAAACTGTTAGCAGCAGAAACAGAGCCAGGTGTCGAACTCCCTGTGTCTACATGGCAAAGAGACTTGGCCTACCCCAGCTGGCTAACCCCTGGATG GTGCAGGATACAGTAGCAGAATCTCTGTCAGGTCTTCTGGATGGCATTTCTTGGTTGCTGAAATGTTCTGGAGTCAAACTCCACGGCAGCTAG